One genomic window of Bacillota bacterium includes the following:
- a CDS encoding YlbF family regulator codes for MSVIAKAHELAKALKESDEWVRLERAREEISSREAAKIMLRDFNAKQLLLYQKQLQGQEPTEQEINELQTMLHNISFNPYVREFLEAEQALGALIQQVQEILSQALGIGSVGDDGESISEPTPREPKQTSKLWTP; via the coding sequence GCCAAAGCCCATGAACTAGCCAAGGCACTGAAGGAAAGCGATGAATGGGTCCGGCTGGAAAGGGCTAGGGAAGAGATTAGCAGCCGAGAGGCTGCCAAGATCATGCTTCGGGACTTTAATGCCAAACAGCTGCTGCTCTACCAGAAGCAGCTGCAGGGCCAGGAACCCACAGAACAGGAGATCAATGAGTTGCAGACCATGCTGCACAACATCAGTTTTAATCCCTACGTTCGGGAGTTCCTCGAGGCGGAGCAGGCTTTGGGCGCGCTAATTCAACAGGTGCAGGAGATCCTTAGTCAGGCCCTGGGAATTGGTTCTGTTGGTGACGACGGGGAGTCGATATCGGAACCTACTCCTCGGGAACCGAAACAAACCTCGAAATTGTGGACACCTTAG
- the asnS gene encoding asparagine--tRNA ligase, with product MDQVYIEDLGQHVGQEVVIKGWLYNKRSSGKLQFLMVRDGTGIVQAVVFKNDVSPEVFAEADRLTQESSIIVKGTVRADDRAPGGYELGLTDLETVQLSEEYPITPKEHGVEFLMDHRHLWLRSQRQHAVMRVRGTIIQAIHRFFTERNFLLVDPPILTPAACEGTTTLFETDYFEDKAYLTQSGQLYMEAAAMAFGKVYSFGPTFRAEKSKTRRHLMEFWMIEPEVAYATHEDNMRLQEDFITYIVQAVLTERRAELELLERDISRLENVQAPFPRITYDEALEILKEKDLAIEWGEDFGAPHETALAESFDRPLIVEKYPTKVKAFYMEPDPERPEVVLCNDLLAPEGYGEIIGGSQRIASLELMAQRIREHQLPEEDYRWYLDLRRYGSVPHSGFGLGLERVVAWICGLSHLREAIPFPRLLNRIYP from the coding sequence ATGGACCAAGTGTATATAGAAGACCTGGGTCAACACGTAGGTCAAGAAGTTGTCATCAAAGGATGGTTATATAACAAGCGATCCAGTGGTAAACTGCAGTTTCTCATGGTGCGGGACGGTACCGGCATCGTCCAGGCGGTAGTATTCAAAAATGATGTATCGCCGGAGGTCTTTGCGGAGGCCGATCGTTTAACCCAGGAGTCATCGATTATTGTCAAGGGAACGGTGCGGGCCGACGATCGGGCACCGGGGGGATATGAGCTGGGGCTGACGGATCTAGAGACGGTACAGCTCTCTGAGGAGTATCCCATTACCCCTAAGGAACATGGTGTGGAGTTCTTAATGGACCACAGACACCTGTGGCTTCGCTCCCAGCGGCAGCATGCCGTGATGCGGGTGCGGGGAACCATCATCCAGGCGATCCATCGGTTCTTTACCGAACGGAACTTCCTCCTGGTCGATCCCCCCATTCTAACTCCGGCAGCTTGCGAGGGAACCACGACCCTCTTTGAAACCGATTATTTCGAAGACAAGGCCTATTTAACTCAAAGTGGACAGCTGTATATGGAAGCAGCAGCCATGGCCTTTGGCAAGGTATACAGCTTTGGACCTACCTTCCGCGCGGAAAAGTCCAAGACTCGTCGGCACTTAATGGAGTTCTGGATGATTGAGCCGGAAGTTGCCTACGCGACCCATGAGGACAACATGCGTCTGCAGGAAGATTTCATTACCTACATCGTGCAGGCGGTACTGACAGAACGCAGAGCGGAACTGGAACTGTTGGAGCGAGACATTTCTCGCCTCGAAAATGTCCAGGCTCCCTTCCCGCGGATCACCTACGACGAAGCCCTGGAGATCCTGAAGGAAAAGGATCTGGCCATCGAGTGGGGTGAGGACTTTGGTGCTCCCCATGAGACTGCCTTGGCGGAATCCTTCGATCGACCGCTGATTGTTGAGAAGTATCCCACCAAGGTGAAGGCCTTCTACATGGAGCCGGATCCTGAGCGGCCGGAAGTAGTGTTGTGTAACGACTTGCTGGCACCGGAGGGTTACGGCGAAATCATCGGGGGCAGCCAAAGGATTGCCAGCCTTGAGCTGATGGCCCAGCGGATCCGGGAGCATCAGCTGCCGGAGGAGGACTACCGCTGGTATCTGGACTTGCGCCGCTACGGAAGCGTACCCCACTCCGGTTTTGGACTGGGCCTGGAGCGGGTTGTGGCTTGGATTTGCGGCCTGTCCCACCTCAGAGAGGCGATTCCATTCCCACGCTTGCTGAATCGGATCTATCCGTAG
- a CDS encoding YqhV family protein, translated as MGDESRTVFQMAVMRMIAGSIEITAALLMLRFGRVATALRINGVLGMIGPVILMTVSALGILGMSYQVSPRKLILLVMGVCFIFLGTR; from the coding sequence ATGGGTGACGAAAGCAGAACTGTCTTTCAGATGGCGGTGATGCGGATGATCGCAGGCTCCATCGAGATCACCGCAGCACTGCTAATGCTCCGGTTTGGCCGAGTCGCTACTGCTTTGCGCATCAACGGTGTCTTGGGAATGATTGGTCCCGTAATTCTGATGACCGTTAGTGCCCTAGGTATTTTGGGAATGTCCTATCAAGTGTCGCCGAGGAAACTCATTCTCCTGGTGATGGGAGTCTGCTTCATTTTTCTAGGTACCCGTTAA
- a CDS encoding serine hydroxymethyltransferase translates to MYEELKQIDPEVAEAIISELQRQEDNIELIASENFVSRAVMAATGSVLTNKYAEGYPGRRYYGGCEHVDTVETLAIDRAKELFQAEHANVQPHSGAQANMAVYQALLEPGDRVLGMSLSHGGHLTHGSPVNMSGKWYHFFHYGVDPSTETLDYDQVRDQAKKHRPKLIVAGASAYPRKIDFAPLKEIADEVGAYLMVDMAHIAGLVAAGIHPNPVPYADVVTTTTHKTLRGPRGGMILAKEELAKAIDKAVFPGTQGGPLMHVIAAKAVALKEAMAPEFADYQRQIVANAKQLAASLMEKGFRLVSGGTDTHLMLVDVKAVGLTGKEAESALDQVGITVNKNTIPFDTESPVVTSGIRLGTPAVTTRGMKEREMEEIAELIAQTLRSGKAEGQRAQISQRRRELTARFPIYKF, encoded by the coding sequence ATGTACGAAGAGTTGAAGCAGATAGATCCAGAAGTCGCAGAAGCAATAATCAGTGAACTGCAGCGCCAGGAAGACAACATTGAACTCATCGCTTCCGAGAATTTTGTCTCTCGGGCGGTAATGGCAGCTACCGGTTCCGTCCTAACTAACAAATATGCCGAAGGGTATCCCGGCCGGCGGTATTACGGCGGTTGTGAGCACGTTGATACCGTTGAAACTCTCGCCATTGACCGGGCCAAGGAGCTATTTCAAGCAGAGCACGCCAATGTGCAGCCCCATTCCGGCGCCCAGGCCAACATGGCAGTGTACCAGGCGCTATTAGAGCCAGGAGACAGGGTCCTGGGCATGAGCCTGTCCCATGGTGGTCACTTAACCCACGGCAGCCCGGTAAACATGTCCGGGAAGTGGTACCACTTCTTTCACTATGGTGTAGATCCATCCACGGAAACCCTGGATTATGATCAGGTCAGAGACCAGGCTAAAAAGCACCGCCCCAAGCTGATCGTCGCCGGGGCCAGCGCCTATCCCAGGAAGATAGACTTTGCCCCGCTGAAGGAGATTGCCGACGAAGTAGGGGCCTATTTGATGGTGGATATGGCCCACATCGCGGGATTAGTGGCCGCGGGAATCCATCCCAATCCGGTGCCCTATGCCGATGTGGTTACCACCACCACCCACAAGACCTTAAGGGGACCCCGGGGCGGGATGATCCTGGCCAAGGAGGAGCTGGCTAAGGCCATCGATAAAGCCGTCTTTCCGGGAACCCAGGGTGGTCCTTTGATGCATGTCATTGCCGCCAAGGCCGTGGCCTTGAAGGAGGCGATGGCCCCGGAGTTTGCCGATTACCAAAGGCAAATCGTTGCCAATGCCAAGCAGCTGGCCGCCAGCCTGATGGAGAAAGGCTTCCGCTTGGTGTCCGGCGGTACCGATACCCACCTGATGCTGGTGGATGTTAAGGCAGTGGGACTGACGGGGAAAGAGGCGGAATCTGCCCTGGACCAGGTGGGCATCACCGTCAACAAGAACACCATTCCCTTTGATACCGAAAGCCCTGTAGTCACCAGTGGAATCCGTCTCGGCACTCCGGCGGTAACCACCCGGGGGATGAAGGAACGGGAAATGGAGGAGATCGCCGAGTTGATTGCGCAGACCCTACGCTCCGGTAAGGCTGAAGGGCAACGGGCACAGATCTCCCAGCGTCGCCGAGAACTCACGGCCAGATTTCCCATCTATAAATTCTAA
- a CDS encoding pyruvate synthase produces the protein MAEMLEIRWHGRGGQGAKTAAILLAEAAAAAGKYIQAFPEYGPERMGAPVVSYNRISDEPILLHSSVVSPQYVMVLDSTFIGSVDFTAGIPPGGTIVLNTSHSRDEMWERMQLGDRDLRLFVVDASAISEAEIGRPIPNTPMLGALAKVSKGLELEALIEDITGKLERKFRDRPEVIEGNLRAIRRAHAEVSGG, from the coding sequence ATGGCAGAAATGCTGGAGATTCGCTGGCACGGTCGCGGTGGTCAGGGAGCCAAAACCGCTGCCATCCTTTTGGCTGAGGCGGCTGCCGCTGCCGGGAAATACATTCAGGCCTTTCCCGAGTATGGGCCGGAGCGGATGGGTGCTCCCGTGGTGTCCTACAACCGCATCAGTGATGAGCCCATCCTGCTGCACAGCAGTGTCGTTAGTCCCCAGTACGTGATGGTGCTGGACTCGACCTTTATCGGTTCCGTGGATTTCACCGCCGGTATCCCACCGGGAGGGACCATTGTCCTGAACACTTCCCACTCTCGGGATGAAATGTGGGAGCGGATGCAGCTGGGGGATCGGGACCTGCGGCTGTTTGTCGTTGATGCCAGTGCCATATCTGAAGCGGAGATTGGCCGACCTATTCCCAATACTCCCATGTTGGGAGCGCTGGCCAAGGTCAGCAAAGGGCTGGAGCTAGAGGCGCTCATTGAGGATATCACCGGGAAGTTAGAGAGGAAGTTCCGCGATCGACCTGAGGTAATCGAGGGTAACCTACGGGCAATTCGTAGGGCCCACGCGGAGGTGTCGGGAGGATGA
- a CDS encoding 4Fe-4S binding protein: MKSSHEAINIGPGAGWRDLPRGGVIPEGGTAQRFATGDWRTLRPIWSAEKCIHCHRCWVYCPDMAVISEDGKIQGMDYKFCKGCGICANVCPTKVHAIEMHPEDKFVDDEAMKQEDEVIQEDEPRPKEDG; the protein is encoded by the coding sequence ATGAAGTCCAGTCATGAAGCGATTAACATCGGTCCCGGCGCGGGATGGCGGGACCTTCCCCGAGGGGGTGTCATCCCTGAAGGAGGTACCGCGCAGCGTTTTGCCACCGGAGACTGGAGAACTCTTCGCCCGATTTGGAGTGCGGAAAAGTGCATCCACTGCCATCGGTGCTGGGTCTACTGCCCCGACATGGCAGTGATCAGTGAGGACGGCAAGATCCAAGGGATGGACTACAAATTCTGTAAGGGGTGCGGGATCTGTGCCAACGTCTGCCCCACTAAGGTCCATGCTATTGAGATGCATCCCGAGGACAAGTTTGTCGATGATGAGGCAATGAAACAGGAGGATGAAGTAATACAGGAAGATGAGCCGAGACCAAAGGAGGATGGCTGA
- the porA gene encoding pyruvate ferredoxin oxidoreductase, whose amino-acid sequence METKMVALTGNEAAAQAMRQICPDVVAAYPITPQTEIVQIFSTFVADGLIPTEFVPVESEHSALSATVGAAAAGARAMTATSANGLAFMWEVLYIASGMRLPIVMPVVNRALSGPINIHCDHSDTMGARDSGWLQLYSETAQEMYDNLIQAVRIAEHADTRLPVMVMMDGFITSHGMENVELLKDAQVREFIGEYHLEHALLDVDNPSTWGPLDLQDFYFEHKRQQAEAVKIARNVIAEVAKEYADLSGRHYGFLEEYRMEDAEVAILVIGSTAGTAKYVVNQLREQGVKAGVIKLRVFRPFPVQELTNAVANLKALAVMDRAESFSGQGGPLFTEARAALYAAPHRPLMLNYIYGLGGRDITPEMIASVYQDLQDAAQSGQVQDPYRFLGVRD is encoded by the coding sequence ATGGAAACAAAAATGGTGGCATTAACGGGCAACGAGGCCGCAGCCCAGGCGATGCGACAAATCTGCCCCGACGTGGTAGCCGCCTATCCGATCACCCCACAGACGGAGATCGTTCAGATCTTCTCGACGTTTGTGGCCGATGGGTTGATCCCGACGGAATTCGTCCCGGTAGAGAGCGAACACAGCGCCCTGAGCGCCACCGTGGGCGCAGCAGCCGCGGGCGCCCGGGCGATGACCGCAACATCGGCCAATGGGTTGGCCTTCATGTGGGAGGTCTTGTACATCGCCTCGGGAATGCGACTGCCCATCGTAATGCCCGTAGTCAATCGGGCTTTGAGTGGGCCGATTAACATTCACTGTGATCACAGCGACACCATGGGAGCCCGGGATTCCGGCTGGCTGCAGCTGTACAGCGAGACGGCCCAGGAAATGTACGACAATCTCATCCAGGCGGTGCGCATCGCCGAGCATGCCGATACCCGCCTGCCGGTGATGGTGATGATGGATGGCTTTATTACCAGCCACGGAATGGAAAACGTCGAGTTACTAAAAGACGCCCAGGTCCGGGAGTTCATCGGAGAGTACCACCTGGAGCATGCCCTGTTGGATGTGGACAACCCCAGCACCTGGGGACCCTTGGACCTGCAGGACTTCTATTTTGAACACAAGCGGCAGCAGGCCGAGGCGGTGAAGATAGCCAGGAACGTGATCGCCGAAGTGGCCAAGGAATACGCTGACTTAAGTGGTCGCCATTACGGGTTCTTGGAGGAATACCGTATGGAGGACGCGGAGGTGGCCATTTTGGTCATCGGGTCCACTGCAGGAACTGCCAAGTATGTGGTCAATCAGCTGCGGGAGCAGGGAGTCAAGGCTGGGGTCATCAAGCTCAGGGTTTTCCGGCCCTTCCCGGTACAGGAGCTAACCAATGCCGTAGCCAATCTCAAAGCCCTCGCGGTGATGGACCGGGCGGAAAGCTTCTCGGGACAGGGAGGCCCGCTGTTTACCGAAGCACGGGCTGCCTTGTATGCCGCACCCCACCGTCCCCTGATGCTCAACTATATCTACGGCCTTGGAGGTCGGGACATCACGCCAGAGATGATCGCGTCGGTGTATCAGGACCTTCAGGATGCGGCCCAATCGGGGCAAGTCCAGGATCCCTATCGGTTCCTGGGAGTTCGGGACTAA
- a CDS encoding pyruvate ferredoxin oxidoreductase (catalyzes the formation of acetyl-CoA from pyruvate and coenzyme A) produces MATLKDLAKKEVLITGGHRACSGCGFPIAIKMILSQVDTPVVVGCATGCMEVTTTVYPYTAWKPNFIHNAFENVAATISGVETAYRSLKKQGKIDKEIKFIAFGGDGGTYDIGLQSLSGAMERGHNMVYVCYDNNAYMNTGVQRSSATPLGTNTSTTPAGTQSTGKPQSRKDLTAIMAAHNIPYVAQAAISHWNDLVRKAEKAFTVEGPAFLNVLTSCRLGWAIPPEDAIDAVDGGVQSNFWPLYEVENGEWKLTFQPRKPLPVADWLKQQGRFKHLFRGDHSEVLEAIQRDVDEKFAQLCRRCGVEPKTAVH; encoded by the coding sequence ATGGCGACATTAAAGGATTTGGCGAAGAAAGAAGTGCTCATCACCGGAGGCCACCGGGCTTGCTCTGGGTGTGGCTTTCCCATTGCCATTAAGATGATTCTTTCCCAAGTGGATACACCGGTAGTGGTGGGCTGCGCCACAGGCTGTATGGAGGTGACTACCACCGTCTATCCCTACACTGCTTGGAAGCCCAACTTCATTCACAATGCCTTTGAAAACGTAGCGGCAACCATCAGTGGGGTGGAAACTGCCTATCGCAGTCTAAAAAAGCAGGGCAAGATCGATAAGGAAATCAAGTTCATTGCCTTTGGCGGCGATGGCGGTACCTATGACATCGGCTTGCAGTCCCTGTCGGGAGCGATGGAACGGGGCCATAACATGGTCTATGTCTGCTATGACAATAACGCCTATATGAACACCGGAGTGCAGCGATCCAGTGCTACCCCCTTGGGGACCAATACCTCCACGACACCCGCGGGAACCCAGTCCACGGGAAAACCTCAGTCTCGGAAGGACTTGACCGCGATTATGGCGGCCCATAACATTCCCTACGTAGCCCAGGCAGCCATCAGTCATTGGAACGATCTGGTCAGAAAGGCGGAGAAGGCCTTTACCGTGGAGGGACCGGCCTTTCTCAACGTCCTTACCTCCTGTCGATTGGGATGGGCCATTCCCCCAGAGGATGCCATCGATGCCGTTGACGGTGGAGTCCAGTCAAATTTCTGGCCGTTGTATGAAGTGGAGAATGGGGAATGGAAGCTGACCTTCCAGCCGCGAAAACCGCTGCCGGTAGCCGATTGGTTGAAACAGCAGGGGCGGTTTAAGCATCTCTTTCGGGGAGACCACTCCGAAGTCTTGGAGGCCATCCAAAGGGATGTCGACGAGAAATTCGCTCAGCTGTGCCGCCGCTGCGGTGTCGAGCCAAAGACCGCGGTACACTAA
- a CDS encoding mechanosensitive ion channel: protein MKMELSLWQQFRTGLGVFVNQLPQIIAIVVFVGALNYLLTALVQRLSRWGKIEPKVLSMLLSAGKFVAWVLGVAAVLNTLGLTQLSLALGGSIALIGAALATGLNTVPQDLLAGVFLISDDELTIGKRIKAGNIEGRLVELNIRKTRVRDDNGNLHTIPNRTVDSGIYTIYQEDDSQ, encoded by the coding sequence ATGAAAATGGAGCTTTCATTGTGGCAACAGTTTCGGACTGGGTTAGGGGTTTTCGTCAATCAACTACCGCAGATCATCGCGATCGTTGTCTTTGTCGGAGCCCTCAACTACCTGCTGACCGCGTTAGTGCAAAGGCTAAGTCGGTGGGGCAAAATCGAACCAAAGGTTTTGTCTATGCTTCTGTCGGCCGGCAAGTTCGTCGCCTGGGTGCTAGGAGTTGCTGCCGTTCTCAATACACTGGGGCTGACTCAGCTTTCCTTGGCTCTAGGTGGTTCCATCGCCCTCATCGGCGCCGCCTTGGCCACAGGGCTAAATACTGTTCCCCAGGATCTCTTGGCCGGAGTATTTCTCATTAGCGATGACGAACTGACCATCGGCAAACGCATCAAAGCAGGTAACATCGAAGGGCGTTTGGTGGAGCTGAATATCCGGAAGACCCGGGTACGAGACGATAACGGTAATTTACATACCATCCCCAACCGTACCGTTGACTCTGGAATCTATACAATCTACCAAGAGGATGATTCCCAGTAA
- a CDS encoding MFS transporter, with protein MTQRDPREDDGGGVVTKRRRGKWSQMQRAMRYSIWDGMAANMSENLFGPFLSLFALELGATKAQIGLLSSLPSLLGNIAQIPAAMLTERLGRRKILTVWSAIGARLCLLATVFIPFLFGSEFNLIGLFIFLVAMRGFVNSLGVPAWTSIMADISPVESRGAFFSTRNILSGMTGFAGTLLAGWIIRTYGFPGGYQRSFFLAFLTGVLAIYFFARIPVQEPGPKKARIAEEAAETEEPAEPKLTLRQKWNRALDAFSQHANFRKYCFTSIFWQFSVSLGGPMVAVHFAENLGGTPAQWSIASSAGLVAGILFQKYWGRLADRFGPKNVMKFAGIPAAALPWIWLAIPIPQLGFIASFIGQFGWSGYNLAAFNLILELTPDASRSTYVGVYNTMAGISAAISPVIGGVLAEHIGMYWVLFLSGLLRFVAFLVFVFNVDDTRSTPMRWSDMFPDALRPRQKLAG; from the coding sequence ATGACACAGCGAGACCCTCGCGAGGACGATGGTGGTGGGGTTGTGACGAAGCGACGTCGGGGCAAATGGTCACAGATGCAAAGGGCGATGCGCTACAGCATCTGGGACGGAATGGCAGCCAACATGAGTGAAAACCTCTTTGGACCCTTCCTGTCCCTGTTTGCGCTGGAATTGGGTGCGACGAAGGCTCAGATTGGTCTGTTAAGTTCATTACCTAGTTTGTTAGGCAATATTGCTCAGATCCCGGCCGCGATGCTTACTGAACGCTTGGGCCGTCGGAAGATATTGACGGTATGGTCGGCGATTGGAGCCCGGTTGTGTCTTTTGGCGACGGTGTTTATTCCCTTCTTGTTTGGCAGTGAGTTTAATCTGATAGGTCTGTTCATTTTTCTTGTGGCAATGCGGGGCTTTGTCAACAGCCTGGGAGTGCCGGCTTGGACATCGATCATGGCTGATATCAGCCCGGTGGAGTCACGGGGTGCCTTTTTCTCCACTCGCAACATTCTCTCAGGGATGACGGGGTTTGCCGGTACCCTGTTGGCGGGGTGGATTATCCGAACCTATGGTTTCCCGGGAGGATATCAACGGTCCTTTTTCCTAGCCTTTCTCACCGGGGTACTTGCTATTTACTTCTTTGCCCGGATTCCCGTTCAGGAACCGGGGCCAAAAAAGGCAAGGATAGCTGAGGAAGCAGCAGAAACTGAAGAGCCGGCAGAACCAAAACTAACCCTTAGGCAGAAGTGGAACAGAGCTCTGGATGCCTTTTCACAACACGCTAATTTCCGGAAGTATTGTTTCACCTCGATCTTCTGGCAATTCTCCGTTTCCCTCGGCGGTCCCATGGTAGCCGTTCACTTTGCCGAGAACCTCGGTGGTACCCCGGCGCAATGGAGTATCGCCAGCTCTGCTGGGTTGGTGGCCGGTATCCTCTTTCAGAAGTACTGGGGACGGTTAGCCGATCGCTTCGGACCTAAGAACGTGATGAAATTCGCTGGAATCCCCGCTGCGGCATTGCCGTGGATATGGTTGGCGATACCCATCCCTCAGTTAGGGTTTATTGCTAGTTTTATTGGCCAGTTTGGCTGGAGTGGGTATAACCTAGCGGCCTTCAACTTGATCCTGGAGTTGACTCCCGATGCCAGCCGCTCCACCTATGTGGGCGTGTACAACACGATGGCGGGAATCAGTGCCGCTATCAGCCCAGTGATCGGAGGAGTGTTGGCGGAGCACATCGGGATGTACTGGGTGTTGTTTCTTTCCGGTCTTTTGCGGTTTGTAGCTTTCCTGGTGTTTGTGTTCAATGTCG